The region cagagaagttaaataactcgcccaagttcacacagcagaaaagtggcagaaacgGGGTAAAGGGAGAAGcatacgggcctggaaatcagaaggacctgggtttccgtTCCGGctgtgccactggtctgctctgtgaccttggacaagttatttcacttctctgagcctcagctacctcatgtgtaaaatggggattaaaattgtgagccctttgctgggcagggactttttccagcctgacaatcttgtattcattcactgaatcatatttattgagtacctactttgtgcagagcgctgtactaagtgcttgggagactacaatacaacaataaacaaacacattccccacccagaaagagtttacagtctagaggtggggaaacagatatgtatataaataaattatagatatgtacataagtgctttggaactGAGACGGAGGAtaaacgaagggagcaagtcagggtgacacagaagggagtgggaaccataggcttaatcagggaaggccttttggaggagatgcaccctcaataaggctttgaggctggggaaagtaattgtctgtaagatttgaggaaggagggtgtttaagatcagaggcagaatgtgggtgaggggtcagtgatgaaatagatgagattgaggcacagtgagaaggttagcattagaagagtgaagtgtgtggtctgggttgtagtaggagagtagagaggtgaggcagtaggggacaaggtgattgagtgctttaaatccaatagtGAAGaacttttgtttgatgcagaaatggatgggcaacccctagagtttcttaaggagtggagaaacatgccctaagtgcacttagtacggtggcaggcatataataggtgcttaacaaatactgtaaagcaaaaaaaaaatgggggagcACACACCTCCTGGACATCTCCCAAATCTGGCCTTATAGTTTTAAAGCTGTCGGTAGAGCTATCGCTTGTTCCAAATCTTCCTCCCGGGGTCAAGTCTCACTCTGCTCCCTCGACAAGATAGATATCCATCTCATCACTCAACTCTGACTCTGACATTGGGAATGTTGCCCATAACCTGCTTGTTCCAAGCTCTCCCAGGTAGGCAGTTGaagatgacagggagggaagaagggagatggcaagtactttgataaggtgtgaagggatggagttgCAGGTGCAGTTGGAGGGCCTAGATTTCAAGAGAgtcagatctcctcttgagatactgctgggaaagatgggagagatgaagaagggaCCGGAGGACGGAGGGGACTggattgccaagatcctccctttcctctccatccaaaccgctaccttgctcgttcaatctctcatcctatccccactggatattgcatcagccccctctctgatctcccatcctcctgtctctccccacttcagtctatacttcactcttctgcccagattatctctgtgcagaaatgctttgggcatgttactcccctcctcaaaaatctccagtggctgcctgtcaacctacgaatcaaggaaaaactcctcactctcagcttcaaggctgtccatcacctcgcccccacctacctcacctcccttctctccttctacagcccagaccgcaccctccactcctctgccgctaacctcctcactgtacctcattcttgcctgtcctgctgtcgacccccgacccacgtccttcccctggaatgccctccctccacacatctgccaagctagctctcttcctccattcagagctctaatgagagctcacctcctccaggaggccttcccatctgagactcctttttcctctcctcctccccatctccccaccctacctccttcccctccccacagcacttgtatgtatttgtacaaatttattactctatttattttgcttgtacatatttactattctatttatttgttaatgatgtgcatatagctttaattctatttgttctgacgtttttgacacctgtctacctgttttgttttgttttgttttgttttgttgtctgtctcccccttctagtctgtgagcccattgttaggtagggactgtctctatatgttgccgacttgtacttcccaagtgcttagtacagtgctctgcacgcagtaagcgctcaataaatatgattgaatgaatgaatgaatgaatgagagaagcaggggagattttagggagatcattcctgatggtttcaatATTCTCAATAAAGTATATGTCCAGGTCATTAAGGGAAAGAAATGGAGGAGGTGGGCGGGGGTTGCAGGGGTTTTGAGGAAGGTGCTAAATGTCTGGAGAAACTAGTGAgggtaatgggcatgggagtaaataaggttggagaaataactgcctggaagaggagaaggcagagttaaagcacgcaaggatGAACTTGGGGTATACAAGGTTGGCTTGATATCTCAGATGGATGGGGCTCAGAAAAGATCATCTGCCCATTCCATCGATCAGTCATCTGTCGTGAAGATACCTGTAATCACAGGTGAATGACAGGAGGAACAGGTCTCCTATGCGATCCTTAGGCTAGTCAAGAACTTTGCCTGCAGGTTCACTCACACACCAAATGCTCTGGGGAGCAACGGCAACATGATCAGCATCAGCAGCCATATGGATTGGGTTTATTTAAGGCTAAGGTCATGATTTTCTTTCCATCGACTCAAAGCATGCTTAGCAGAAAATATGTTTCAGGGGCCACTTGTGCAAATCTGACCCATTACTGATTAACTTCCCTAAACCAGATGGGACCACCAACCTTATGTCAATATTGGACCACCACCCTTAAGTCAATATTTGCCGTTTCAAAGAAGGCAGGAGCAGAACATTCACCTTTTAACTTTGTTTTTGACTGCGAGATCTCCGGCGGAGCCACCGTAGACCCTTTGGTTGGTAAGATGAAGCTTTTAATGGTTTTAGATACGTATAAAAATTGGGGAGGGGGACCCTCCATGTCGATGAACTGGTTTGACGAACATTTCCAAGTTTAGAGAGGCGGTTCAGGTTGAGAATGGCTCCTTATGTGCCTCACCCCTGGGTCAGCAATGATAGTGGTATCCTCTTTTCCCAACATTTCCCATTTCTCTCAGGATCTTTTCCCAAGCCTCATTTCCCCCTCAAAGAAGGGTGGCTCTGTggagaaaggagacagaaaatTTAGGTGCAGGATTTTCCTTCCCCAAGTTCTGACTGACAATTACCATCTTGTGAATTCCTGTcagactacacacacacacacacacacacacacacacacacacacacacacacacacacacacactcactcactcactcactcactcactcactcactcactcactcccctccaCAACCTCCCCGCGAAACTTTCTGTCTGTCAGAGTGGTAAGTGCATCCAGAGGGAAACCTCTCAGATGGAGATCCCTGGGGAATCTGGCCCTTTCTGAGATCCACTTTCTGACCACCATGGGCAGTCCTGGCTGGCAACCCTCCTTGTGTCACGGAGGGCCACTTGACCCAGAAGTCTCTCACTGGGAAAAcatcagggaatgcatcttttccAATGTAGCAGCTGGCCTTTCACCCAACGTCCCACTCTTGCCTGACGTTCAGCCCCTCTTCCTATCCATCAGACTCCCTGTTTTACCCATCTTTAGGAGAACTTTAAAGGCCTCACCCAACTAACCCTGTTTTACTCCATCTGATTCTCCACATGGAGGTGTTTCCCTCGAGTACCCCAGGGCGGGTGAGTATAAAAAGGGCTCATGTATATAACCTTACACTCCACCACTTCCCACTTGCGGTCTATTTCAATGACTATACTGAGCTTCAGAGGGGTAGAGCTCCATGAagaaagggagtgtgtctaccgatTCCCCCAAAgcatcccccctccccatgcACAGACCACTGAACAGAGTGTTCGGAAATGCTCAACCAATTGATCTACCAAATATCTTTGCTTCCACATCTCCTGCCACTTTCATATTGATAATAGTTTGATGGTCTCTTGGAGATGCATTTCCCAGATTTGGGATGCTCTTACCGTCCCATTCCAACTACTGATGTCCTGGCTGGCCCCAGGTTTTGAGAACTGGATGTAGCTCCTCACCAGGATGACTCACATTTTGGTTGAGATGAGCCCAATtctgagttatttggccttctgtggcagtatttattcattcattcaatcgtatttattgagcactttctgtgtgcaaagcactgtactaagcatttaggggcctacaataaaacaacaaatagacaaatttctgcccacaacaagctcacaggagAGAGGGGAGCTCACATTCCAAGAACGCTGCCATGGGCCCTTCATCCCTGGGAgggtcagagagggaggaggagggtagtAGAGGTCCATCACCTGGGCCACGATCTGCCCTCCATCACACATAACCCCCAAATGGCATATGAGATGTTACTAGGGACCCTATatgctgaggggagagagactcCTCAAGGGAAGCGGCAAGGGTGGGGAGGCAAGGAAATAGCAAAGTGAGGGACACGTTCTGAGCAGgatgggagaaagaagagagagtggGTAAGCAAACAGAGAAAAAGCTTTCTGAAAACTGAGAGAAGGGAAGCTGAGGATGGAGAAGAGATAGTGAGTAGGGCAGAATAGGTCTGAGATTCTGCCAGGAGGGTCTTGTCAGCCATAGATGGCATGGCTTGCAAGCAGTAGGACACAGAACACTCTCTGAAAGTCTCGCCCATTCAGCCGCTCCATTTCTTTTGTGCAAGACCTCTGGTCTACACCCATTTGAGGAAATCAACCTGTCGGAGTGCCTAGCCTCCATTGGAATTTCTAGAGTGAATCCCATGTGGCCTCTTTGGCGATTCACAAAACCCCAGCCTAGGGCCCACCTGAGGATAGGAAGGGGGTTGAATGCTCTCTTGATGAATTCAGGGCAGCTCAGTATTGTTTTCGAGCCATGGGACCCATGAGTCAGAGTTACCCCATAGAAGTTCCATCATAGGAGATCGAGTCGGTCCAACAGATGGGGGACAGCTGCCCTCCCTGAGGTTTTCCAAGCACATCCCTCCTCATGGcagtgctccttctcagtctccccaGTTGGCTCGATGAAGATGGccatctgtctccctccacttttcctccacctcctcctcatcctcattccTTGGGGCAAAACCGATGGAGCTCAAGAGACTGAGGGCCCCCCAGAGATTCGCCTTGACACGGGGCAGCAACCAGAAGGGGATGCACCCAGGACAGCCACCCTCCTGCGGGACCTGGTGGGGAAGAACACTGACTTTGGCTTCAAGCTCTTCCGAAGAATCACCTCCAGGCACGACGGCAATGTCGTCTTCTCCCCAATCTCAACGATGTACGCCACGATGGCCCTGATGCTCTCCATGCGCAGCCCAAACTCACAGCCCTGGGGAGATGCTGAGCCATCTCTCCCACTCCGGCTCCTTGGGCAGCTCGGGGACATCCTCTTGGGAAACCGCAACCTCTCTCTCGACCGGGGGAGCTTTGCTTTTGTTGACAGACACTTGGAAATAGAGGAGAACTTCCTCAACCTGAGTAGAAGCTACTTAAACATGACATACGTGCCTGTGGACTTTAGTGAAATGGTGGAGGCCAGGACGGTCATCAACCGTCACATTGAGGAGGAGACTCAAGGAAAGATCCCGCTGCTCCTGCAAGACATTGAGCCCGATGTTCGAGCAATCCTAGCAGACTACATCTTCTTCAAAGGTGCGCAGTGATAGCCATGGGCTCCTTTGGGTTTCCAGGGGTATCATCCCAGCCATCTGATTCATCATGggggtccccttctccccctcctctcccctttcattcaatcgtatttattgagtgcttactgtgtgcaaagcactgaactaagcacttgggggagtacaatataacgtcagacacatgccctgcccattatgagctcacagcctaggggggagacagacattaatataaataaatagataaataaattacagatatatatatatatatatatatatatatatatacatatatatgtgtgtgtgtgtgtgaggtggagaagggagggagcgtgaatgaaggagcaaggatgagtgatgcagaagggagtgggaaaagtggagaggaaggctcagtcagggaaggcttcctggaggagatgtgccttcagtagggctttgaagtgagggagagcactTTTCATGGGGGCATCACCAACGATGGCAAGACCCAGCTGGCCAACCGATCACATTGGGACCggctgccctctctccttccaaactgtatGGTGTGTCCCCCGAGAACAATTTGGAGCCtagtttcccttttctctcctcactcGATGTGCAGGCTAAACGAGGAGTTCTGGG is a window of Tachyglossus aculeatus isolate mTacAcu1 chromosome 1, mTacAcu1.pri, whole genome shotgun sequence DNA encoding:
- the SERPINA10 gene encoding protein Z-dependent protease inhibitor isoform X2, which translates into the protein MGPPTLCQYWTTTLKSIFAVSKKAGAEHSPFNFVFDCEISGGATVDPLVGVSLEYPRAVSPVGSMKMAICLPPLFLHLLLILIPWGKTDGAQETEGPPEIRLDTGQQPEGDAPRTATLLRDLVGKNTDFGFKLFRRITSRHDGNVVFSPISTMYATMALMLSMRSPNSQPWGDAEPSLPLRLLGQLGDILLGNRNLSLDRGSFAFVDRHLEIEENFLNLSRSYLNMTYVPVDFSEMVEARTVINRHIEEETQGKIPLLLQDIEPDVRAILADYIFFKGKWLHPFDPSDTRLETFHPSRYSTVLVPTMSQVNHFTTTYDQDLGCTVLRLPFRGKASMLVIITDIPGEHLSIEDYFTVELLDTWLSRMEVRQMEVFLPKFKLDQQYKMHQLLKRMGIKSIFSQGADLSGFAAPKEAFKISKIVQRAAIEVDEMGATAAVAMASEITAYAMPPVLRVDRPFHFMIYEDVSRALLFMGRVVDPS
- the SERPINA10 gene encoding protein Z-dependent protease inhibitor isoform X1, yielding MKMAICLPPLFLHLLLILIPWGKTDGAQETEGPPEIRLDTGQQPEGDAPRTATLLRDLVGKNTDFGFKLFRRITSRHDGNVVFSPISTMYATMALMLSMRSPNSQPWGDAEPSLPLRLLGQLGDILLGNRNLSLDRGSFAFVDRHLEIEENFLNLSRSYLNMTYVPVDFSEMVEARTVINRHIEEETQGKIPLLLQDIEPDVRAILADYIFFKGKWLHPFDPSDTRLETFHPSRYSTVLVPTMSQVNHFTTTYDQDLGCTVLRLPFRGKASMLVIITDIPGEHLSIEDYFTVELLDTWLSRMEVRQMEVFLPKFKLDQQYKMHQLLKRMGIKSIFSQGADLSGFAAPKEAFKISKIVQRAAIEVDEMGATAAVAMASEITAYAMPPVLRVDRPFHFMIYEDVSRALLFMGRVVDPS